GGCAACCCGTCAAACGCAGAGATTAACCTGCGTGCACTATACGAGGTGCGTACTACCAAAGCGCCGCTGTATGCAGCCGCGGGTTTACAGGCACCATCTGCCGGACAGCAAACCCTGGTACAGGCCGAACTGATCCTGACCAAATCGCTCTTGCAACCAACCATTGATTTCGACTTTAACTTCCCTACAGATCCATCGGTTAAGGATGATCTTGCCACCTATCTTGCCGACGCCAATAACCGCAGCCAGCAGGCCATCAGCATTATAGTACGTCGTAACTTTACGGCTAACAGCAACGATTTAACAAACCAGGTATTAGGAACGGCCGGCGAGGCGGCAAGCGAGTTTGCATTTAATAAGCTGAACAACCTGATTGCACAATCAAACATCCGTAACTTCGATTTAAATATCCGGTCGTTTAGTGATGCCAGTATTGCAGCGCGTTTTTATGATAACCGCTTATCCTTTAGCGGCAGCTTGTACAGCAACAATGGCTCGAACGATTTGTTCAACAGCAATAACAACAACCTGTTTAACCAAAAATTCAATACCCTGACACGGGATTTTGAGATCCTATATAAAATCCGGCGGGATGGCAACCTTACCGCGCGCTATTCATACCGGGCACTAAACAACGTAACGCTAAGTAGTTTAACCGATGCCTCACTTACCCAGTATGTAAATGGTTTTGGCCTGGTATATCAACGGGATTTTGACACTTTCGGCGAGTTTATCCGCAATATTTTCAGGCAGGGCCGCCGGAAGAATGCCCCAATTAACCCTAACCCGGTTCCAAACCCTAATTCATCAACCCCGGCAGTAAAGCATGATGAGGATGAGGATCAGTAAACATTCAGATTAAAAGATTTGATAAAAAAAAGCACCTGCTTTTGCAGGTGCCTGATATTTTGTGGTGGAGAATATCGGAGTCGAACCGATGACCTCTTGCATGCCATGCAAGCGCTCTAGCCAGCTGAGCTAATCCCCCGTTGGTGGGCTGCAAATATAGTATAAGTTGCACATATCTAAAATATAATTTATTTTTTTTAGCAGGCGCAATTTAACATCCTCTTAATCATTAGTTTTTTAAAACCTAACCTCTAATCTCCACCCTCTAATCACTAACACCCCCGTGTAACGAAACCCATACACAAAAACCACCCTGCATTTTATTTTGTTGGTTATATTTGAGTCCGACATCTGTATTGTTAACAGTTAATCATCATGCCAATAACCAACAAATCTATTTTAATGGCTGCTTTATGCGCGGGCGCTTTCATCGGGCAGGTAAAAGCGCAGTCGTTGCCGCCGGTTGAAACCCAGAAAGCAAACAGCGATTATAAACCTGCCGTTGCGGGCCAAACCCGCATAGGCGGTACGCAAACCCAAACCAAACTAAATGTTATGGTGATCAATAAACAACTTAAATCGCCATGGGCTTTGCGTTGTTTGCCTGATGGCCGCTTTTTAATTACCGAGAAAGGCGGTGCCATGAAGATATTAAAGGCCGATGGCAGCTTTGATAAAAACATTACGGGCCTGCCTGCCATTGCCGTTGGCGGCCAGGGCGGTTTGCTGGATGTTAATTTCGATTCGGCATTCGCTAAAAACCGCACCTTATTCTGGACTTACTCTGAGCAGGCTGATGGCGGTTTTCAACTGGCCGTAGCTAAAGGACAACTCTCTGCCGATGACAGCAAGCTTGAAAATGTACAGGTAATTTACCATGCCAAACCGGCTTATAATGGTCATTTGCAGTTCGGTTCGCGCGTGGTGTTTGATAAGCAGGGCAATTTATTTGTAAGTACCGGCGAGCACGGTGCCGAGGATATCCGCATGAAAGCCCAGGATCTGGGTGCCGCAGTAGGCAAGGTTGTACACATTACCCGCGATGGCAAACCTGTTCCCGGCGGACCATTTGCCGGCAAGAGTGGTGTGTTACCCGAAATTTATGCCTATGGTTTACGTAATCCCGAAGGCATGACCATGAACCCTTTAACCGACGAGTTATGGGAAGCAGAATTTGGCCCGCGGGGTGGCGATGAGATCAATATCATCCGGCCGGGTAAAAATTATGGCTGGCCGGTGGTTACTTATGGCATTGAGTACAGCGGGAAACAGGTAGGGGACGGCATCCAGCAAAAGGAGGGCGTTACACAGCCAATATATTATTGGGATCCGAGCATCTCGCCCTGTGGCATCACTTTTTACACCGGCAACCTCATTCCCGAATGGAAAAACAATTTGTTTGTTGGTGCCCTCGGCGGCTCGCATATTGCCCGCCTGGTGATTAAAAACAACAAAGTAGTGGCCGAAGAACGCTTGCTTAAAGATAAAAACGAACGCTGGCGATCATTAGTTACCGGGAAGGATGGCGCTTTGTACGGTGTTACTGATAATGGTAATTTATATAGGATAGGGAAGTAATATTTGCTTTAACGTCATGCCGATTTATTTCGGCATCCCACAGGAAAGGTAGCCGCGCTGCTTAGCATGGTTGCTTAGCAAGTGGGATGTTGAAACAAGTTCAGCATGACGTTTAAAATGGGTGTCATGCTGAGCGCGTCGAGGCATGGTGGGCAGGGCCTTTACGCGCGACTCTTCGACAGGCTCAGAGTGACAGGCCCGCCCGCCTAATCTCATATTCTCTTTCATAGGCCTGGCTTTTACTTACCTCAATGACATTTCTGTTTTATCCCTCCCCAACACACCCCACCCCTCCCAAATGGTCATTTTACATTCCCCATTATTTAATTAAAACTTTAATACATACCTTTGCCTTGCTTTTGGTTCACGGATACAATTAACACCCGTGATTAAAAGGGAACCCGGTGTAAATCCGGGACTGTCCCGCAGCTGTAAGCTCCATAACACCAAAGCCCATTCTTATTGTCACTGTTAGCCGTTTGGCTGATGGGAAGACAGGGCCGGGGGGAGTAAGTCAGAATACCTGCCATAGCACATATTGATTCATAGCTTTCGGGGATTGAAGCTGGAATGAGGATACCTTTCGTGTATTTCATTTTTTGTTATTCGTCGTTCTGTTTGCTGTGAGGTTTTTTTAACCCACAACACTCATGGATTTAACTGTGCGCCAAACGCCCGCAAAGCGTAATGGCTGTATTCAAGGCATCGTATGGCTTGTTTCCTTCGGGATGGCAAGCGTTTTTTGTTGTGCGCAGGTTTCGGCACAAAACCGGGTTGTAAAAAAAGATACCACTCAGAAAGATTCAGCCAAAATTCATCAGCTTAAACAGGTAGAGATAAAAGGTGCCAAAGCCGATGTTCGTAATATTTCCCCCACACCGGTTCAGGTTTTAAAAGGCGAGCAGCTGCAAAGGCTCAATAGCCTTTCGGTTGCCGATGCGCTCCGGCTTTTTAGTGGTGTGCAGTTGAAAGATTATGGCGGCGTTGGTGGTTTGAAGACAGTTAACATCCGAAGCCTTGGCAGCAGTCACGTAGCTATATTTTACGATGGTGTAGAACTGCAAAACGCCCAGAACGGGCAGGTTGACCTTGGTCGTTTCTCGCTCGATAATATGGACGAGGTTGATCTTTACAACGGCCAGAAAAGCGAAACGTTCCAGGCGGCCAAAGGTTTCTCGGCGGCCAGTTCCATCTACCTGCAAAGTGCTAAGCCTAAATTTGAGCCAGACGAGCATACGCATATCCGCTTCGGCTATAAAACAGGTTCGTTCGGGCTTAATAATCCTTCTGTACTGTGGCAGCAAAAGATCAATAAAAACACCTCTGCCTATTTCAGTACCGAATGGATAAAAGCCAACGGCCGTTACAAGTTCAGGTATACCAACGGCGTTTATGACACCACGGCGGTACGTAACAATACTGATGTAGAATCATACCGGGTTGAAGGTGGTATCAACAGCTATTCGGAAAGCGGCGAATGGAATGTTAAGGTGTACAGCTATACCTCAAACCGCGGGCTGCCGGGCGCTATCGTATCTAATAAATTTAACTATACTCAGCGCCAGTGGGACCGCAACCAGTTTATCCAGGCCAACTATGAAAGTAATTCGCACAAGCGTTACACCATAGGCCTCATTGCAAAATATGCTGATGATTATCTGCGCTATCTCGACCCCGAATTTGTTACTACCACTGGCTTTTTAGATAACCGTTTCAATCAGCACGAGCTTTACTTTTCAGTAGCCAACCGTTATCGTATTTTGCCGGTTTGGGATGTTGATCTATCTACTGATTATCTGCGCAATACCCTCGATGCAAACCTGTATCGTTTCCCATATCCAACACGCAACCAGGAGCTGGTTTCTTTAGCCTCGCAGCTTAAGTTAAAACGCTTTAACCTTCAGGCATCTGTATTGGGCACTTTTGTTGATGATCGGGTAAAGTTGTATGAAGGTGCCGGTAATAAAACAGAATACACTCCGGCGGTGACGGCATCATTGCAGGTCTCGCCTGATTTGATGTTGCGCGCCTTTTATAAAAACATTTTCCGCCTGCCTACCCTTAATGAGCTTTATTACACCTTTGTTGGCAATACGCTGCTTAAACCCGAATATGCAAAGCAGTACGATATCGGCGCTACCTATAACCGCCATTTTGTTGATG
The sequence above is a segment of the Mucilaginibacter celer genome. Coding sequences within it:
- a CDS encoding PQQ-dependent sugar dehydrogenase, which translates into the protein MAALCAGAFIGQVKAQSLPPVETQKANSDYKPAVAGQTRIGGTQTQTKLNVMVINKQLKSPWALRCLPDGRFLITEKGGAMKILKADGSFDKNITGLPAIAVGGQGGLLDVNFDSAFAKNRTLFWTYSEQADGGFQLAVAKGQLSADDSKLENVQVIYHAKPAYNGHLQFGSRVVFDKQGNLFVSTGEHGAEDIRMKAQDLGAAVGKVVHITRDGKPVPGGPFAGKSGVLPEIYAYGLRNPEGMTMNPLTDELWEAEFGPRGGDEINIIRPGKNYGWPVVTYGIEYSGKQVGDGIQQKEGVTQPIYYWDPSISPCGITFYTGNLIPEWKNNLFVGALGGSHIARLVIKNNKVVAEERLLKDKNERWRSLVTGKDGALYGVTDNGNLYRIGK
- a CDS encoding TonB-dependent receptor plug domain-containing protein, which produces MDLTVRQTPAKRNGCIQGIVWLVSFGMASVFCCAQVSAQNRVVKKDTTQKDSAKIHQLKQVEIKGAKADVRNISPTPVQVLKGEQLQRLNSLSVADALRLFSGVQLKDYGGVGGLKTVNIRSLGSSHVAIFYDGVELQNAQNGQVDLGRFSLDNMDEVDLYNGQKSETFQAAKGFSAASSIYLQSAKPKFEPDEHTHIRFGYKTGSFGLNNPSVLWQQKINKNTSAYFSTEWIKANGRYKFRYTNGVYDTTAVRNNTDVESYRVEGGINSYSESGEWNVKVYSYTSNRGLPGAIVSNKFNYTQRQWDRNQFIQANYESNSHKRYTIGLIAKYADDYLRYLDPEFVTTTGFLDNRFNQHELYFSVANRYRILPVWDVDLSTDYLRNTLDANLYRFPYPTRNQELVSLASQLKLKRFNLQASVLGTFVDDRVKLYEGAGNKTEYTPAVTASLQVSPDLMLRAFYKNIFRLPTLNELYYTFVGNTLLKPEYAKQYDIGATYNRHFVDGFISSFSIQADAYYNKVKDKIIAAPGLNLFRWTMYNLGDVNIKGAEVNMQLAKQVSRDLSLNATINYTWQQAFYTDNGITYHYNIPYVPTNSVSFTASADYKSFGFNYSYLYTGSRYSQLSDDQNHIYNYLQPWYTHDLAVNYLTKIYRHKTRFSIEVNNILNQDREIIANFPMPRRFYRFKLSYSI